One Orcinus orca chromosome 8, mOrcOrc1.1, whole genome shotgun sequence genomic window, TTCCTACTTGTATCTGGAAGGATGGTACTATGAAAGGAAACATTATTGTGAGAACATTTTAATAAGACAGTAAACTCATGCTTTCAGTGTGCTTCAGCTACTGGGGATTGGCgagaggaaatggaagaaaaaaagagcgtagagagatggtgatggtgatggtgatggtgatggtgatggtgatggtgatggtgatggtgatggtgatggtgatggtgatggtgatggtgatggcgaTGGTGGGGCATCCTGCCGGAAAGACTCTCTGCACCAGAGTGGACCACACTTGCTTGGAATCCTGACTTTGCCACTTAGTGGCTGTGTAGTATAGGAAACTGACTTAACCTCTTAGACActtgcttcctcatctataaaatgggaatggtgATGCCTACCTCAAAAGGTTAATATTAGAATTACATATTAAGCAAACAACTTAGTTCAGTACCTGCACTTAGTGTTTACTATGTAGCAATTGTTTGTGGATTCCTCCAAAATCTATTCCTGATTATCTGTGATAGCCTAAGAAATCAGTCTTGTACAGAACTGCAAAAGAAGAGAAACCTCTCCAATTTGCTAGATTTGACTTTGGGAATgaattatattacatatttgcaattatttatatttactttatggtaataagtgaaattaatttaacCTACCATGTCTCTTGTGCAGACAAGAAGGGCCGGGACTAGTCTTGGAATGGGAGACTGACCTGAGCTGAAAAACTTATCAGTTGACATCCAGGAAGATTATGTATAGGGAAAATCATAAATAAGGTCATATAAACTTAAATAGCTACAATTGGTCTTCTGGTAGAATCTATATAGATAAAATTAGTCAGAGAGAGTTAGGACAGCACAATAATATCTGTTTAGGTAAGATGCCAAGCATTTATATTACAACAGAGAAAAAGGTTGCAACTTAAAAACCCAAATTGTCTTAAACTCTTATGAGCTAATTATTAGTATGGGCCTATTTAGCAAATAACTTCCCAGATATTTAGAGACTGATGCAAAAGACCTTTTGCAAATGGGCCACAAAACAGATGCTCCACAAAGGATCCAAGAGTTGTGGCATCACCATTAGCCATTTCATAAACTCCTTAGTATTGAATATTGTCCTCATCAGCAGATGTACCTCCTAGAAGACATTACGTATCTGAGTATGTGATCTCCGGTTTCGATTGTATATATTccctcttatctttatgattttaaaactaaatgaagtacttccctggtggtgcagtggttaagaatcgcctgccaatgcaggggacacaggacacaggttcaatccctggtccggaaagatcccacatgctgcggaacaactaagcccgtgcaccacaactactgagcctgtgctctagagcccgcgagccacaactactgagcctgcgtgccgcaactactgaggcccacgcgcctagagtccgtgctccgcaacaagagaagccacggcaatgagaagcccgcgcaccacaaagaagagtagcccccgctcacggcaactagagaaagcccgcacgtagcagcgaagacccaatgcagccaaaaataaataaataaatttattttaaaaacccccaaagcaaaaaactaaatgaagccTTGGAGAGGGTTCATGTCAAAGATCCCTCTAGCTCAAGTCGCCACTGTctcaagttattttatttatactaCTAATGACGACTTTCAGcatcacagatacagaaaagtaaaaccaAGCAGCAAAGGCCAGGCTATTGTAGAACTGAGGGTGGAGAGTTATCAATGCTGTTACCATTTAACAAAAGAATTTAGATGGCTGCCCCTTAGCAGTGGTAGATCAAGGCATTCCTTCACCCAGATGTGCACTTCTCCAGTTGTAGGAAGCTTTTTACCTGtaacagaaaaaagagagagaaaatgaaattccACTGCCATTCCTCTCTTGGCAGTACTGCATCCAAAGATGCCAACCTAAAGATGGTCTGACATAGCAATGCTAGCTAGTGTTTGATCATATGATCCTAATTGATTATATCTGTTCTTAACTATATCTTTCATAGTCTGGCTGTACTGAGCTCAGATAGctctatgaaaataatttaattgatTCCAAGTACAGAGTGTTACATCAttctttttgggtttttcttgGCTCAATGAGATCAATTATAGATATTAGGTAGGTGAATCatccatttacagttatattCAAAACTACTCAGTGAAATGCATATACCTTTCAAATATTAATACCAATATCAATCGGTGCTGATAGGAggcattttaaacatatttgagtATAGAGTAAACGAAACAGGTACTGGTTAAGGTATAGTCACTCTTCTTGTTAAAAGTAGTTACAAATTTTGTAGGACTATTGTATAGACACACATAACAGCCAGTATTATGGACAGGGAATTACTGAGAAGTTGGCTTAGTCTGAAGTTGTTGTCTAGGTTGGGTGCACATGGATGGAGGAATACTACCATACATTTCTGGATGGGTGGGCCCAATCAGTCAACCAACCAGTATTTaatgagcatctattatgtgctcAGCCCTATGCTAGGAATGTCATTGGACATACAAGGAATACAGAAAATCTATGTCGCTGGGAGATGTTTACAGTtaagctagagagagaaaatcaataaaaactataaaaatgtaatataagaATGAAATGCAAAGTTATTACTGTAATGTTCTAGAAGATGATGTGATCAGTGAGGGTAAAAACATTCAGGAAAAGCTTTAGGGAGGAGATGGGACTTCATCTAAGACTTGGATAGGCTACTGAAAGCACCTGAGTTTGCAACCCCTGATTTCAGTCCTAACATTCATATAGATTCTTAAGGAGGACAACTTGGGGAACTGTGTGGGAAATGAGAGGGGGGTTAGCACAGATTTCCTGACAGTCTCTTGCTCCTTAACTGTGCGGGAGAACTGAGGCCTTAACATCAAGGatgcaattaaaaattttgaagaaaaagctTTCTCCCCTAATGAGACCTTGAGAGTAGAGGACAAATGAGCTCTAATTTCTTAGGGGCTTCATATGAATTCTCCCAATTCCCacctatgggggaaaaaaacacaccaGTTCCATTTGTATCACAGCACTATACAGGAAAGGCCATTCACGCCATGGAGATACAAACTTTTGGGAGAGTGAGGTAAAAGTTAAAACAAGGGCTGTAAgctggactgaaaaaaaaaatgagaatttttctcatagaaacagaaaatagaatggtggttaccaggaagGGGAatctggagggaaggggaagaaaggaattgtggtttaatgggtatagagtttcagatatacaagatgaaaaagtccAGAGATCTGCTTCTCAACAttgtaaatatacttaacactactaatggtacacttaaaaatggttaagaaaaattttatgttatgtgtttttaccacaataaaaaaaaagaaaattttgtagtTTACAACTGTGGATTGACTCATTCGGTCTATACGATTACTAAATTAGTAAGTTTATTTAGGGCTTCACCTTTGAAAAAATCATAGAACTCAAAGAAATCCTTGAAGAGGGGAGACATAAGGTTAAGGACATAAATCTGGACAGAAAAATCACTACATACCAGGCATTGGCTCTGGGACATACTGGAGAGCTAACTTCATTTCACCTCTGTTTTCTGCTTCAAACGCAACTGGTGCTGTCTGGAAAATGAAGGAATGTCAGCAGGTATGAGACACAAACCATTTACCCTGTTTGTTGGTGCTCTGTTACGGGACCATATCTGCCTCATTTCTCGGATTAGGTATCACTCATGAGTGCCCTGGATTAAAATTTCCCTCCTCATCAGAGCCAGACTGTTGCttttatattgtgtatctttGTGGGGTACCCAGAAAACATTTCAAGGCCTTTAGTTCAGAGAAATCAGAATGGCTTTCTTGGAGACAGGAGTGGTGTTCTGGGATGCTTTGGTTTTTATaaaaacacatacattttttCAGTCATTCAGCCAGCACATAAAACAActtatttgtattctttctttGAAGGCGTAAGAAGAGTCGGGGGCGGGGGAGAACAAATATTACATTTTCAAAGCTGCATTAACCTAATTATTTTAGACCAAACGAGGAGATGCCTGTAAGAATAACAAAGActgaacaataattttaaaacatatctattataagagagagagagttctACTTTCAAATTCTGGTCTTAAGAGCCTTATTTCCAAAACATGGCTACATGTTAGAAACATAAGGGAAGTTAGTTAAAAATGAGATGCTTTTGACAACTTCTGAGGAATTCTCATCCAGCAAGTCATGGGTAGACCTAGAAATAAGtgcttcaggtgattctgatgtgatATTTTGGAACCGTTTCTTAAGTGGAACTGTTTTATTGTGTAGATAATAGTTTGTATCAATAATAGTTTGTATTAATTGTATGTATCACTTGCAGCTATGATGGACTAGCTGGGATCACACCAACCCTCCCGatgaggataaaaaaaaaaaaactggattaaaagaatatatttgaaggTGATGAAGAATTATTACGATAGACAGGACTCAAATGGACAAGATGTTGGAGGCTGACATTCTCTGCTTTCCACTTTAAGGCATTAGCTGATTTTCGAGTAGTGCCAACTGAGAGCACAACAAGCCTAGCAGAAAGAGACTAAGAAGCTGAGCAGGGcttctcacagtgctggagagGCAAAAACTGGCTGGCTAAGGAGAGATGGTCTCAGAAAATACTCTagaccagtagttctcaaagtatggtctccAGACCGGCAGCATCAGCAAtgcctgggaatttgttagaaatgcatattctTGGGTCAGATCTTACCAAAACAGAAATCCTCGGAACAGGGCCAGAAATCTATGTTTTAATAAGTCCTTCAGGTGAATTGGATACCTGCTAAAATTTGAGTACTACCTAGGTTTTCAGTTGCAACCCATGAAAGACCACAGTCTAGGAATATGGGCAAAGAAAAACTAGATCAGACCATGTGGAAGCTGAACTCCAGCTTCTAGTCAGTTCATTACCAGACTAGATTAAGGCGGTGTGTCCCTACTCTGTGTGTCAGATGCAAAAGTAAACCCTCTCAAATTATCCCTAGAATTTTTCATATGCAATGTCCAGCACgcaataaaaaatgaacaggCGTATCAGAACAAAGGACCAAATGACCAAACTAAGATAAAAAATTAGATAAGAGGGACTCACAAACGTTTAAGATATTGGAGTTTTCAGATACACACTTTAAACAACTTTGATTAATAAATTCATAAAGATAATGTGAAGATGGAGAATTTTAGCAGAgaaatggaatctataaaaaagaatgaagtgaaaATGTAAATCTGAAAAGTATAATTGAGGACCTGTAGCTGGGtgtaacagcagattagacacagcagataagaaaattattaaactaAAAGATAGGTTAGCAAAAAATAGCCAGCCCAAAGaatagagaggagaaaaaaaaagaatagaaaatatagaaaagagcaTAAGAAACATATGGGACAGAGTGAAAAGACATAATGATCCCAAACTATGGGTAAGCATTCTGAATGAAAACGCAATTATACAACAGCTCTCTCCTGTATCCTAGGccccaaaccaaccaaccaacaaaccaaacaaaaagctCTGCACTTACCTTCCGCTTTAGAGGGTACCACTTCAattgtttattctgtttgttaTCCCAGTCCCAAGTTTCCAAATCAAGTTCCACTTCCCCTAGAAAACTATTGCGCTTAAATGTATCTCGATGCCAAACAGACAGGTTCAGTTTCTGTGTCTTTAAGATTTGCCTGTCGATTTTATACTGCAGttcaaagaaggaaattaaagtggtaaataatattattttatgccAAAGTTATGacatagagatgaagaaaaaagtCATCTGTGTAGATcagattttctcatctgttaggTTTCAAGTCTCAAGAATATTGCAAAGTCATCTTATTCTAAGTGTCTTGTTTCAAAGAGCTCAAATTCATCTTTCACAAAAGctcatttttctttccccctctgGAAAAGCAAATGATGGCTCAAATATCATAGCTGGTAATAGCTCTCTAAAAACAAAAGCCAATTATTCAATTTTTACTGGATGTTTTTAGTTCTAACTAGATATAACATAAAGCAAATTCAGTCTAAAAATACAAACGAAGTTTAATCCAATGGTCTGTTTTCTACCTAAggacaaagtatttttttaatagactttattttaatagacttttttttttagaattctagATTCACACAAAATTGAAAGTACAGAAGATTTCCCATATGTCACCTGTCCCATATACATACAACCTCTCCCACCATTATCCTGCAAGGACAAGATATTTTTCAACCTGTTTTTTTTGGCATGCTAATAGTTTTAATCTAAAATGTAGTCAATCCTTGATTATATATAATCATGGAAGGGATAATAGTCTTTCTAATCTAAAAATAATCTCTATTTGGCTTTATGATATACTACTTGACTGTCCATTTTGGTTGTAGCAGGCTTGCCTTTCTCTGAGTTTACCATTTAAACTAGCTGGCTTTTCCTGAGTATAGGGTTGAAGTAGCTGACCTAGAAATAGCTAGGGTTCTGAAGTATATCATAGTCAAGTCATAATTAAAAACTTGCTACAGAAAATTCACCCATGGATGACTGAGGTTAATTTAATGTTGCTCCTTTTCTCAGAGGATAACCAAATACTTGGACAGAATTTTCAGAAAGAGGGAATGAATAATCCTTCTCATATTTGTagttttaaataatcttttactCATGACTAAGGCAGCATAATAAAGTTTGAAGGAAAAAGGAATATGGGCATTTGAGCCAGGTATATTCTTCAttaatctatccatccatctatccttccatctataaacattttttaagtacctataccagacactgtgctaagagcCAGCATTTACTAAGTGTTTAATGCATACTAATTACTTCATACATATTGGTAGGTAGGTACTATTCTTATCTCCCTTTTGCGGATCTGAAGTGTAGATGGGTTAAATCATTTGCGTAAGGGTATGCAGTTTACAAGCAACACAGAgttggtccctgccctcatggaacttacaatTAAACCAGTAGTTAAAGTGCTGAATGTTAACACAGCCTATTGTAAAACAAGGAGACTGAGGCAGCAGACAGCAGGGAATCTTAGGGGTTAAGGACAGCTTCTCATAGGAAGAGGCATTTCAGGCTGTGGGAAGTAGTTATGGACAGAATGTGGGGAAGAATATCCCAGTCTGAAGGAACAGAAAGTCCCAGCAGTGTGAGAAAATGTAGTTCCtccaaagaacagaaaggaatcAGGGTGGCCTGAAGAAAGACTATGAAAGTGGAATGATGAAGCTGGAGCTCAGGTTATCAAGGGAGTGGTATGCGTGTTAAGATGGGTGTACTTGACCCTAAGGATAATGGGAATCctcaaatattttaagcaaagaaATAACATGATCAGAATTAGGCTTTTATAGATTGTTTTGGCAGCAATGCTCAACTTTATCAGCTGTGTATCCTTGAGCAAGTTCCTTTATTTCTCTAAGCTTCATTTGCCTCATCTGTGAGACGCAGATAATACTATCCCCCTGGCAGGGTATGGAGGACATGCATGAGATAACGCATACAACAGTCATGGTGTATCATCTCATACAAAGCAGATTCTCAGAAAATGGttattcatttccttctctcttggtGACTGACTTCCTCTGTAGAGACACTACCCAAGATGACATGGCCTTTTAAATGCATAGGTCACCATTTAGGATTTTCCTAGATAGAGAGGTCATAGATACCCGCAGTATCTCATTATACACAGGATTCAACGTTTTCTTCACCACAAGCGTTTTCTTCTTGCCCATTTTGCCCTTGTCTGGTAACAGATAAGTCTTTACATATCTAAAAAGAGAATTGAACAGACAAGAAggtcagagaaaataaaagtgatgtGTCTaacctccattttaaaaaatgcactggAAATTgatagaaataattatttcatgacATTAGGAAAAGCAGTATGTAATAAATGCTCTCACCAACACCTTTACACTTAAGCTTTTAAAGTGATTTCAGTGGAAttgataattttatattgttttgaagatttttaagggatatttcctgaattcctttcttcctttgacCTTAACTAATGTGGGGCAGGGGGAAGACGACAGACCTCTAACGTGATGCTTAATTCTATTGGCTAGTTTCCTATTAAGAAAAGGCTTTGATGCTTGCAGAATTAAAAAAGTTTTTGTGActgtcttttgaaaaaaaataatctggTACATACCTAATCAAGCcatatgaatattaaaaaaaaaaagaagaaaaagaaaaaacaacaaaaagcctaTTAAGCCCAGTTCCTTTTAGGATTGGGCTTATGCTAGCAAAATAATTAAGCATCAGACTTCTGCATAGGGATAAGTAGGGAATACCATTCAACTTTGTAACTAAACTGAAATGCAATTAAACCTGTGATTTCAAAGATGAGTTGGTAATTCCCCCTAAAGTTCTATAGAATGTAATTTAAATATGGAAACTACCCTATTCTAGAATCTTAACTATTTCTGCACCGCAGAGCATTATAAAGTATGTCCCACGTGTCCCTAATCTTAGAGAAAGTTTGAAAGTCTGTGGAGAGAGACTGGGGCTCAATCCATCATTCCTCATTTTGCTGCTGAATTTATGTAAACAGTCGCTTATCTTCTCTGTCccttgtttccttatctgtaaaaagaaGGAATCAGGACAAAATGACCTCAAAGGTCCCTTCCAACTTGAAACGTTTTGTGCTTCtctgatatttttataatttagtaGGTTTGGCATATGAATCTATAAAGTAAACAGCATTTCCCCCCAACTTTTTTTCCCAAACGTTCCTTTTAATACAGTCACACACATACCCTCCCTTCAattactttctttccttcccaattTCTATAAGATTAAGAGTAACTAAGAGAAAATAGTGACTCCAAAATGTACTTACGGGTCCGAACGCTGTTTTTTAATATCTGCTGCTGCTAAGTCTTTACACTGGGCCACAAACACATGCAACTCCTTCAGTGAGTCCACATAGTCGATTGCAAACTGAATATTTCCCTTCACTTCCAGATTGCCAAAGTCTCCACTATAAACACTCATCACACTGCCGCTCACCTGAAAGCGTCGGAAACACGCAGTGTTTGTCTCTATCTCACTCTTGAACCCAACACAAGGATCATGGATGTAATCTTTGCTTGCCATTATTTCTCTAGTTTGCACATAAAAGCAGTTAATTTAATATGGCATCAAAAAAGCATACCAACACAGACAACCTGACATGATATACATGACATGATGACTAGTGTTTAACAAAAATTGCCTCTAAGAGACATAGACGAAAAGTGAAATGCAAAGTTTTTTAGATGCTGACTCATTTCAAAGCAGGGTGATTTTATGGTAGGGGGCATTCAGAGTTCCATTTTTAGGCATGCTTAGAGTTTAAAGTGTTAAAGAAAGAGGATGTGAGAAACCTCAGGCACACAAATCACAGTGACACATTGCTCTATCAAATTTCCAAGGCACTAAAAAGGAATTTTACTATGTTACCCATCCGCTGAATCTAAGAAAATGCTTACTGAGCCATACACTTTTAGAGGTCAGGAAGGGCAGAAAATGGATGATTGATGAAGGAAGTTTAAAGCCTTCCCAAGGCCATATATTTGATTGTCATCAGCAGAAATTcaatttaaatagatttttttacaAAGAGTTTGAAAAATGCAAGGCTAGTAAGAATTTAAGCACAGATTTATCATTTGTTTAGCAGACCTGGTGagatatgtgcatgtgtatatatatcagagATATTTGGATAAGTGTCTGAggacatatttacatatatatttctacaCACATcttacatgcacacacaaaactACCTCACTTTATGAAAGTTCTGTGTAAAGTCAAATTCTCTAAATCAAATCTGAGCAACTACACTTAGGGAGCTTTCCTTTGAAAACTCCATTCTGAATCCCGCTATGGGGCAAAGAATCGCCTCTCCTATTCTTCTATGTGAATTAGTACTTTCATTCATCAGAATAAAAGTCTTGCTAAAAGACAGGTACAATTCTATACCTGCACACAGTATATAAAAGCATATCAGATATAAGCATACTTTGTGATAGTTACCCCATTTGTTGCACAGAAAAATTTAGTGGTTCATTTTGTTGGtaatttaggtttattttttaagtacttaCATCCAAAaaaccatatttatttattttggatatgaaTTCTCTTGTgattaaaacagagaaaaaggaagatttGGCTAGCCAGAAGCCAACTGTGGGTTAGAGAAAAAGCTCTCATGCCCCTGGAATCTGAGAAATACAACAAAAGGCCCTTTTACAGTAGCAGGAGCATGGTGGAGCAAGGTTCGCAGAAGCAGAGGGATATTAACATGAAGCCTTTGTTTACATACAGAAGACAAGGACGTCATGCCAGAGGAGCTGCTAAGATTGGTTAAAGAGCTCGGGCTCTTCTTGTGTCTGCTGAGCTGGTAACTGCCTTCTGATGTTGTGTCTGTTTCTCTGTCATCACTCTACAAAACatcatacaatatatacaaaatttaaattcagaATGAGTCAAGATCAAAATCTGTTTAGATAAAGATAATATCTTGGTATCCCACTGATCTATGACATTTTCCAAGGTCAAAGTGCTAACTGCCAAGGAATGGTGTTCAAGATGGGGTGGGTGGTCTGCCTTGGACCTCATCGTAGGAGGAGAGCAGTGGTTAGGTACTGAAATAACAAAGCGATTTGTTTCACCTACAAGGTGGCCCCAAGGTGCATTCTCttaatattatacatttatattgcTTGGAAAACTTTGTTGATACATATGAGAAATTAACTTTACCTAGACAATAAATGGTCTAACATTAACTGTCAAATCATAAAATGTCATGCCTCATTCCTCTCGTTAACATAGGCTTAACTTCCCTAAAAATCAATAGTCTCATTTTACTTGAGACACTATTAAACTAGGGGAAACAAATGCTAATCTGATCTGTGTTTCAAgttttttatacatatgtatatatgtgtgtatatataattttaaaccaCCTCTTAGGTATTTCTATAGTGCTATTGTGCTTATCTTTTGTGTTGCTATAGGGAAGTATACTGATTTGTACATTCTGCCCACATTagattttaacaaattaaaaaaaaaaatagcaacaagatacttattttaaatatgtcccaGGAAATATTTACCTGGGTCAAGAAAGAAAAGTgacaataataaattttattatatttagatCTATAGTTTATTAGATGGTAGCTTTAAGAATTTATGCTTCAGAATGAGTTCCTTTTGGGGTTAGAGAGTTTATGGAGCAGTTCAGTGGCTCCTGGGGTTAGGGAAACACCTTTATGGAGGAGTGATTAGTTCATGCCAATATATTCCAGGGCCCATGCAATTACATGTCAATATAACAGATGCCAATCCTAACGCAGATTAAGAAAAGggttaaaaaattatgatttataTGGATGAGAAAAGAATCCTTCCTCAAgggtgaaaaaaaatccatacattTTTCATGTCTCTATTATCATACTCCCTTCCCACATGCTTACAGACCATTTCCCCCTATCATAGCCGTAATACATTCTACCTGGTACATCAGATCATTAGTGATTATTGGAAGGATAGGACCTTGTCTTGATGACCTGGAACACTGA contains:
- the LOC101274348 gene encoding synaptotagmin-like protein 2 isoform X12; translation: MSDDRETDTTSEGSYQLSRHKKSPSSLTNLSSSSGMTSLSSVSGSVMSVYSGDFGNLEVKGNIQFAIDYVDSLKELHVFVAQCKDLAAADIKKQRSDPYVKTYLLPDKGKMGKKKTLVVKKTLNPVYNEILRYKIDRQILKTQKLNLSVWHRDTFKRNSFLGEVELDLETWDWDNKQNKQLKWYPLKRKTAPVAFEAENRGEMKLALQYVPEPMPGKKLPTTGEVHIWVKECLDLPLLRGSHLNSFVKCTILPDTSRKSRQKTRAVGKTTNPVFNHTMVYDGFRPEDLTEACVELTVWDHYKLTNQFLGGLRIGFGTGKSYGTEVDWMDSTSEEVALWEKMVNSPNTWIEATLPLRMLVIAKISK
- the LOC101274348 gene encoding synaptotagmin-like protein 2 isoform X11 yields the protein MSKSVPAFLQDESDDRETDTTSEGSYQLSRHKKSPSSLTNLSSSSGMTSLSSVSGSVMSVYSGDFGNLEVKGNIQFAIDYVDSLKELHVFVAQCKDLAAADIKKQRSDPYVKTYLLPDKGKMGKKKTLVVKKTLNPVYNEILRYKIDRQILKTQKLNLSVWHRDTFKRNSFLGEVELDLETWDWDNKQNKQLKWYPLKRKTAPVAFEAENRGEMKLALQYVPEPMPGKKLPTTGEVHIWVKECLDLPLLRGSHLNSFVKCTILPDTSRKSRQKTRAVGKTTNPVFNHTMVYDGFRPEDLTEACVELTVWDHYKLTNQFLGGLRIGFGTGKSYGTEVDWMDSTSEEVALWEKMVNSPNTWIEATLPLRMLVIAKISK